The nucleotide window CTATACTGCTCTTGTAATAGAAATTGTTTTGGACTAGGCAAAAGTCTAGCCTGCAACAAATTAAGGCTCGTTTTTACATAGGTCCAAGTGAGTGGAATCCCCCTTCTCACCTTGGATCCTCTCTATCTCAATGAAGCCTAGTAATGTCATGTGGCTCATAACGGCCATCATTTACCGCATTTATGGCCACCATTCCATAACGGTTGCCTCTTATCCGACCATTAATTACTACATAACCGTCTCCTCGACCATATATAAATAGTCAAATCACAAGTAGGTTAAAATACATGTAGCTTTGAATCAACAACAGAGTGAAGTACGAACAAAGAACAAATAATGCGTTTTCATATACTTTGATTGATATatgatttgaaaatgaaatatccTCTCTATGAGAGTTGGAATTTTGGAAATTATTGTGTCAAGTTAGACACAAACTcatggtgccatttaatttgggaaaacATACTTTTTTTCCATCACGGGAAAGTTAAACCAAGACCATAGATTTAATACTTTTTAATTTGGATGACTCAGATTCATTACCTGTTAACTTTTTGATGggttatataaaacaaaaattgtgacCCCACctcataattaaataacattttcttttttgtatgtAGTAGTGGGCTTTGGCAATAATTTTTGGGCTTGTTAGTAATGTTTGAGATCATAATATTATTATGTATATAATGAAAATGTTAACCTTACGTGTATGGTATTTAAATTAGggaatatgtattttttttgttgatacaaaaaaaagaaaataattttttttatttgattaatgcTAAAAGGAATTATGAACTGATAAAAATGATAGTTTATTtgtatgtttgaaaaaaaactgataatcgattgatttttaagaaaatgatgtgtaaattaaaaaaaaacttggtgcATATTTCGTAattaataatgttaattacacaaaaaagtaaatcacaattttttattttgtggacTAAATTAAACAATAcacaattgttttaaaaaatatgagtttGTTTTAGTCATTGAACATAATATCTCCTTTCTGTAATTTGGGACAGGGTTACGGTTTGAATGATCATCTTAGACAAAACCATTTTGTTTAAGATTGAGaagaatatttttgtaaatggTAATTAATACAATATAGTACTTTTTAGTAACAAATTAATTCCAAGaagaatatttttgtaaatgaACGTACCACATAATGCCAATTTTTAGTAGtgcatataaaatataaaataaaatagatattatATTTAGCTCGTCTCATCAAAATCGAACAACTATGGATACGCCAAATACATGAATGCGATATTTATCCAACTACAACGAATTTTATTTTTCGATATGacacatttaattatattattttttaagatatataTTGACGTGTCAGTGTCAGTATCATATTCATCTCATTTTCAATATAACAcatttaattatgttaatttttttaaaattatacatTGATGTGTCAGTATCGTGTCAGTATATATATCAAATCAGAACTTACATTAGTATGTGTGTGAATGTGAACTAAACTAAAACACTATACTTGTGAGAGAGACTAAATTCCTTCCACCCTTTTACTTTAGCAATGGCAGCAGCAACATCACAGAAAGAATTCAATAATCAACCAATACGCGTTACACAGATTATTAAACTATATactataatcaatatcataagatatcatttttattttttatttttatttcaattcaaTCAATCTTCCACCAcctccttttcttcatctttcaaTCTGAGCCCTTCATTTTCTCAtcactctttcatttttttcaaccTTAGCTATCTCTTCTTCCACATTTCTTCTGACATAGcctattattttttgtttttatttaatttaatacttattattattattattctaatttttgGGTTTGTTGTTAAGCACCTCTTAACATGTGAAGTTTTATTCTTTGCCCCCTAAAAAAAGgcaaatttttatttcattctctttttttaatcatCCATAACCGTGATTTTTGGGATAAgtttgtgtgtgtttgttttgggAAAGTTGCATAAAGTttaggttttttgtttttgttttcttaggtTAATTATAGTATAGTACCACTTTGTTGCTGTCATGTAACTATGTTTCAGTTCAGTtaaggttgttttttttttataagggtaTGTTTGGTTTTTGATCAGTGTTTGTGAAAGTGTTGGTAAATGGTAAATGTTGCaaaaagtttagtttttttctactttgagtaaaaaaaaagcttttttttaGAAGGGTATGGTTGGTTTTTGGTGAGTGTTGATTGATCATATATTGTTGATAGATAGGTGTTGTTTGGTTgagaaagaaattgaaaatgggATCTGGTAATGAAGTTCATTCTGTTGGAGAGTTTAATTTAGATGCCAAATGGCTTATAGATCCTAAGCAACTATTTGTTGGTCCTAAAATTGGTGAAGGTGCTCATGCTAAAGTCTATGAAGGAAAGTAAGTCAACTCAAGAATTTTTCTTGTAATCAATTCTGGATTTTGAGTCTTTCTATCATATGAACTAATCAGAAATaagtttgttttcattttcaagtTTGTATTAATGTGGTTCTCCTTTCATCTAGATTTATATCCAATTTCACATTCATAGTTTGtacttagggtctgtttggattgacttactTGAGATTATGTAGTGACATAagtacttgtgagactgtttgggagagctaATGGAagcaacttatgacatgtctataagttgttttcagcttatttccatgagctctctaggatagcttatgaacacagcttatagcttatatgaaaacaagttgactttattttatcttttgttataggaATAGCTTATagatacataaacacttatacgATCATTGCTTAATTATGTTGCTTATCCAAACAATGTCTTAACCTGTTTGGAGAAATGCACATCATGTATCTGTCAGTTAGGATTGTTTGCTGACTTACTGAGTTATTTGTTGGATTTTCTGATTGCAGatataaaaatcaaactatTGCTGTAAAAATTATCAACAAGGGAGAAACTCCAGAAGAGATTTCAAGGAGAGAGGCTCGGTTTGGCAGAGAGGTTGCTATGTTGTCGAAAGTTCAACACAAAAATTTAGTCAAGGTACTTTTTCACCAATCCAAAATCTAATTATATTTACTTCAACTAGAATTGATAAGAGACTATGTTGATGGTGATTAACTGGAAAATAAATTGTCTCTAAAATGTTgcatttggtttttgtttgatgCCAGTTTATTGGAGCCTGTAAAGAACCTGTGATGGTTATAGTAACTGAGCTTCTATTAGGTGGAACATTGCGTAAATATCTGTTGAGTATGCGACCAAAGTGCTTGGATATGCGTGTGGCTGTTGGATTTGCTCTTGATATCGCTCGAGCAATGGAATGCTTACACTCACATGGGATCATTCACCGTGACCTTAAACCTGGTATGCCTGAAAAAGTGTTATTCTCATTAAGTATAAGCCGATGGATCTTCAATGGAAAACATTGCGACTTAGCTATAGTTTTGTGGAATTTCTTATCCTGCATGAGTTCTATATTCCTTTCTACATACTTTGattgcttatatttttttaagatagaAACTAGAAAGTGGTACCTTTGCTTAGTTGGCTACTGTTCTATGATCTCTGTCCAAATGGAAAAGTAGTTTACAAAAtgactttgttattgttgttaataAGCTTTATCATGAGCCATAACGCTCAAATAATCTACAATTGAGGAGTTTATATAATGTAAATTTATGTAAGTTGCATGCCATTTTCCCTTTATATAGTGCAATATGATGAAACTATCATTCCCATCCCTGGTAAGGCCATATAggtcctgtttggataaacagtttaTTGAAGAGCTTATAATAGGTGcttgtttttaagttatttctaaaaaaaaaaaagttgataaaataaaatcaaactgtTTTCGTATAAGCTATAATCTGTTTGCATAGGCTATCTTCGGAAGCTTatagaaataagctgaaaatagtttatggacatgtcataagctgtttttatacgTTCCTCCAAACAgtttcacaagtgcttatgtgaGATACAAAGCTACTAATTATCATACAATTCACAGTACCGTAAAGAAGTATCACTTCTCTGTATCAAATAGTAGAGCAACCTGAATCCTGATAACTTGTTTCCTTTTTCCTTCCCAGATAACTTGATCTTGACTGGAGATCATAGGACAGTTAAACTTGCTGATTTCGGTCTAGCCAGAGAGGAGTCGTTAACAGAGATGATGACTGCTGAAACAGGAACATATCGTTGGATGGCTCCAGAAGTACGTCTTAATTTCTGAAACTTCGAAAGTTTATGAATTTTTCAGTTTGGTTTCCTTGTTCGGTAATTATTGTTACTTTTCTGTTTGGTGGCAGCTTTACAGCACTGTTACTCTAAGACAAGGTGAGAAGAAGCATTACAATCATAAAGTGGATGCCTACAGCTTTGCAATTGTGTTGTGGGAGCTCATCCATAACAAATTACCCTTTGAAGGCATGTCTAATCTACAAGCAGCATATGCAGCTGCTTTTAAGGTAAATGACATTCTTATCCTCGCTTGATAATAATTTCTACTTATGTTGATCTTACTTGCACAATTAATGGCCAGTAGCAAAAGGTCTATGTTTCGACCTCAAGTCCTCCGCACTGCTTTTCCGATGTATTGGTCGTTTTGGGCCTTGTGTAAGCCGTCACGGTTTTTTCCTTAGTTAAAAGGCGTCTCAGTGGGTTGAGAAGATATGGTATTCATAAACTACCCTTAGCTTCGATTCTTGAGCAAGCGAGACTTTTTGGTGTACGAAACAATAGCCCCCTAGTCGAAGCTAATGGACTAAAGGGCCTGTCAGCCCTCGTGCGTGGCTTAGCCCCTTGACTGAGGGACTTTTGTTCCGATACACCAAAAAGTCTCACATTTCGCGACAATCAAGGCTAATGGTTGTTTATAAACTCGCCCTGACGCCTTGTAAGTAAGGACAAAACCATGAGGACTCCCAGAAGGTCCAAAGTAGACAACACGTTGGAAAAATAGAGCAGACTTGAGGTCGGAACAGTCTACATTCGAGTTGTAGAATTGTTGTGAGGTTACATTTTGGAAGTCTTGATAATTTCATGTAAAGCTACTTAAGACTTATATGGTTTCTACTCTGGATTATCTCTGATCTTTATCCGACTATAATCATAATTTAACTTGTGTTTACCACTGAATTCACTGCTTCTCGTAGTTTACTAAGGATTCATGAcacaaatttttaattatttcagaATACAAGGCCTAGTGCCGAAGATCTTCCTGGGGATTTAGCTATGATTGTAACATCATGTTGGAAAGAGGATCCAAATGATAGGCCGAATTTTAGTGAAATCATACAGATGCTCCTTCGGTATCTCTCTACCATTTCGCCATTAGAACCGGTTGTTCCAATGCGGATGGCTTCATCTGAGAATATTGTATTGCCACCAGAATCTCCTGGTACAAGTGCATTAATGTTTCGACGAGACGACTCTGGAGAAACCCCGAAAGCCAATGTGGAAGAAAGGTTCAAAGGGTATTTCGTCTGCTTCAATCAGTGTTATTGATGCCTAAAAAGATCATAAAtaggaaaacaaaataaaaccatATTCACcaattgtaacaaactagaAACTCAATAAGAAAATGTTGACTATTAGCAACTCAGAAGGCACCTTTATTCTCAGCAGGAGTGGCAAGTTCTTTTAACATTattaagttaactttttttttttacttgatgTATAAGGATGCTCGGAGAATTTTGGGGTTTAGGTTGCTGAGATGTAAATAGTCCTGTAAAATAAGGTTCATCCAAAAGCCTTCACCTCTTGTTTATATGTGTGTGCCATggataataaaaaggaaaagaggaaaTGTTCATGGTGACATCATGAAACTTTGTATCATCACCAATTTGCAAtgtatctattttattttgcagtattgatattttgtttgtgATAAATTCAAgggtctatttttttttttacgagaaCAAAATTTAGGTGAGTTGAGCTTCGGAGGTTCACTAGGGTTGGTGCATGCCTCAAGGCTCAGCGAGCATTGTCAGGGTTTACGGTTTTTTTGGGAGGGGAATTTTGGATGGtggtttatttttcatttctaaattaagtaagctataaaatgtttttaaaaatgaataaagtgagattaaaatattatatgatcaaatcatatatcatattcttttaaatttttaaatatatgttaaaatatagACCTAATCATCTAAAACTCTTCCCTTCAAAATTCTCTTACCACATAGACTCTTAGATCTCTTTGGTTCAATCAAGAGAGGAGAGGAGATATTTTATGCATGGAAAATGTTGTCTTAGCCTAGAGATGTTGTATCACATATGCAATTTTGGAATGAGGACGCACTTTTGCCGTTGTCTACATTGACAAAGCAGCCATTCACAACAATAACACAAACTTTCACAGAAAAAAGATCTATGGAAGATCTATTCAAACATAACATGATGAATagagaaaataaatcaaaatatttgaagGACCATTAATAGCTTATGTTCAACCCTTTCAACAATCTTATTgtagaaattatagattatggggaaaggataaagaaaaattacaacCTCAATGTCAAGCATTGTAGCCAAGACATCTTTTATAAGTCGAAAGTAAAACATGTAGAAATCATAAACTACAAGAATGTATTTCAAAAACAAGACTGAAAGTAAAACATGAGGGAATGTGGAAGATATATGTGTTTTCATTCCAATAAATGGTTTAAGACGAAGAAAAAATTGCATCAGATTCCATAGTATGTTTGTTTAAAAGTTGTAACACAAACAAAGATATATCAACCAAAACCTAACGGTCATTAATTAAAGACAAAATAACATTCTTACAATTAAAATGGAATGTAGATGTGTTTGTGAATAGAAAGAGTAAAGCTGGAATATAAAATGGATTAAGATCAATATTATGAGATAGTTT belongs to Medicago truncatula cultivar Jemalong A17 chromosome 6, MtrunA17r5.0-ANR, whole genome shotgun sequence and includes:
- the LOC25495113 gene encoding serine/threonine-protein kinase STY13, giving the protein MGSGNEVHSVGEFNLDAKWLIDPKQLFVGPKIGEGAHAKVYEGKYKNQTIAVKIINKGETPEEISRREARFGREVAMLSKVQHKNLVKFIGACKEPVMVIVTELLLGGTLRKYLLSMRPKCLDMRVAVGFALDIARAMECLHSHGIIHRDLKPDNLILTGDHRTVKLADFGLAREESLTEMMTAETGTYRWMAPELYSTVTLRQGEKKHYNHKVDAYSFAIVLWELIHNKLPFEGMSNLQAAYAAAFKNTRPSAEDLPGDLAMIVTSCWKEDPNDRPNFSEIIQMLLRYLSTISPLEPVVPMRMASSENIVLPPESPGTSALMFRRDDSGETPKANVEERFKGYFVCFNQCY